Genomic segment of Azospirillaceae bacterium:
CCGGAGGCGTTGGCGGAACTGCGGTCGCGCCTGGGCCTCGACCAGCCGGTGCTGCTCCAGTACGCATCCTGGCTGGGCGCCGTGCTGCAGGGGAACCTCGGCGAGTCGGTGTGGACGGGCGCCCCGGTGGCCGAGGAGATCCTGGGCCGCGTCTGGGTGACCCTCGAACTCCTGGTCCTGGCGCTGGCGTTCGCGTCCGTGCTGGCGGTCCCCGCCGGGGTCGCCATGGCCTATGTCCGGGGGGCGGCCGGAGACTACCTGATCCGCGTTGTGACCATCGCCGGGGTGACGGTGCCCAGCTTCTGGCTCGGCACGCTTCTGCTGTATGCGGCGGACGCCTGGATGCCGGCCTGGCCGGCTGTCGGCTGGGTTCCGTTCGCCGACGATCCGCTCGGCAATCTCATGCGCATGGTGCTGCCGACCCTGGCATTGGGCCTGCCGATCCTGGCGTCGCTGTCGCGCATCGTGCGGTCGGCCATGCTGGACGCGCTGGGACAGGACTACATCCGCACCGCCCGTGCCAAGGGCGCCCCGGAACGCCTTGTGCTGTTCCGCCACGCGCTGCGCAATGCGCTGATTCCCTTCGTCACCAGCGTCGGCATCACCGCCGGCTACCTGTTCGGCGGCACCATCGTGATCGAGCAGGTGTTCGCCCTGCCCGGACTGGGACGACTGGTCGTCGGCGCCATCGCCGAACGCAACTACCCCTTGATCCAGGCGGCCATCCTGCTGGTGACCAGCGGCTTCGTCATCATCAACTTCCTGGTGGACCTGACCTATCTGGCCATCGATCCGCGCGCGAGGGCGGCATGACCCGGTATTTGCCCCGACACCCCCTGCTTTGGATCGGACTGGTCCTCGTCCTCGTCCAAGTGGCGCTGGCGGCATTCGCGCCTTGGGTCGCTCCGACCGATCCGCTGAAGCAATCGATCCTGCACCGGCTGCGGCCACCGTCGCCCGAATTCTGGCTGGGCACCGACAATTTCGGCCGTGACGTGCTGTCCCGCGTGCTGCATGGCTACCGGTCGAGCCTTCTGATCAGCGGCGCTTCGGTGTTGGGCGCGCTCGTGGTGGGCGGGGCGCTTGGGATCGCGGCGGCCTACTACAAGGGTTGGGCCGACCGGGTGATCATGCGGGCCATGGACCTGCTGTTCGCTTTCCCGATCATCCTGTTGGCGATCGGCATCATCGCGGTGCTGGGCCCGCAGACGGGAACGACGGCGGTGGCGATCGGCATCGTCTATGTGCCCATCTTCGCGCGCCTG
This window contains:
- a CDS encoding ABC transporter permease, whose protein sequence is MIRLILNRLVDLLFVLFGVSIIAFLMIRLIPGDAVQIMLGANSEVTPEALAELRSRLGLDQPVLLQYASWLGAVLQGNLGESVWTGAPVAEEILGRVWVTLELLVLALAFASVLAVPAGVAMAYVRGAAGDYLIRVVTIAGVTVPSFWLGTLLLYAADAWMPAWPAVGWVPFADDPLGNLMRMVLPTLALGLPILASLSRIVRSAMLDALGQDYIRTARAKGAPERLVLFRHALRNALIPFVTSVGITAGYLFGGTIVIEQVFALPGLGRLVVGAIAERNYPLIQAAILLVTSGFVIINFLVDLTYLAIDPRARAA
- a CDS encoding ABC transporter permease, with product MTRYLPRHPLLWIGLVLVLVQVALAAFAPWVAPTDPLKQSILHRLRPPSPEFWLGTDNFGRDVLSRVLHGYRSSLLISGASVLGALVVGGALGIAAAYYKGWADRVIMRAMDLLFAFPIILLAIGIIAVLGPQTGTTAVAIGIVYVPIFARLLRGPALVLAESEFVEAAKALGVSDLRIMLGHIVPNLASVILVQASLSLSTAILVEASLSFLGIGTQPPTPSLGLMLSESRSFLLISPWPSIFAGAAILMAAFGFNLLGDALRDTLDPRLRGED